The Desulfobaculum xiamenense DNA window GACTCGGCCTGACGATCGAGCACCACGGAGAAGATGCGGCGGCCCTGCATCTCGTAGACGACGGGCGTCACGCCGTCCTGCTGCCAGCCCTCCACGCGCACCTGGGCCCACTCGCCGTCGCGATCCTGCACGGAAAGCGCCGTAAGCGGCATGACGCGCCCCATGGGACGGCCGTCCTTTTCGAGAAACAGCGGAACGATGCGGATGGACTGCACGCTGTCGCCATCGGTGCCGTTGGACTGCGCCGCGGTCGAAAGCTCCTCGAACAACGCCTTGTAGCCCGAAGCCATGTCCGGCAGCGTATGCGAAAGCCCCTTGTGGCAATCGACGCAGGTCTGGCCCTCGGACAGGCCCTTGCGCATGCGCTCGGCGTCTTCCTTCTTCGGGAACAGTGCGTAATCCAAGGCATTCGTGTCATGGCAGGAACGGCACTCGCGCGAGTCGTTGGCCTTCATGTCCGCCCACACGCTCTTGGCCATGCGCAGGCGATTGGCCTCGAACTTCTCGGGCGTGTCGATGGTGCCACTCACCTTGGACACAAGCTCCCGCACGGATTCGGCCTTGCGGACCACCATCGGCCCGAAGGCCTCCGGAACGTGGCAGGACGAACACGTCGCCCGCACGCCCGATGCACTCTGAAAA harbors:
- a CDS encoding NapC/NirT family cytochrome c, whose amino-acid sequence is MRRPLLLGAGIGVVAVLVLVAAMAAGEGVMSRNGFCISCHEMESTVYQEYRKTKHFQSASGVRATCSSCHVPEAFGPMVVRKAESVRELVSKVSGTIDTPEKFEANRLRMAKSVWADMKANDSRECRSCHDTNALDYALFPKKEDAERMRKGLSEGQTCVDCHKGLSHTLPDMASGYKALFEELSTAAQSNGTDGDSVQSIRIVPLFLEKDGRPMGRVMPLTALSVQDRDGEWAQVRVEGWQQDGVTPVVYEMQGRRIFSVVLDRQAESAIEVESTMVDPDTELTWHKVGLTCWVKAGTLLAESASLLDYGAELHGAACGTCHSATPPDHFKANQWIGSLKSMKRNILLNKEEYRFLLKYLQLNASDTGAVH